The following are from one region of the Maribacter aquivivus genome:
- a CDS encoding glutamate synthase-related protein, which translates to MKKPIAIAQVSTLENKKPEHALVNGLDLVIVKFDDDISVLYGRCLHRGALMSDGHVDGHNLICGVHGWDYRVDTGVSEYNNAEVLQKFITKIEGDNLFVDEEEIDAYLEDSPQPFNRDAYLGAYADTHPEETEPYTGYIKELATNGLKNLGHHGFSASMGVDRNTLPKWSDIQFLPAQLASRPLLDEDEVATKVVIGPKAKKPLHLDIPLFVSDMSFGALSREAKIALSKGAQLAGTGICSGEGGMLPHEQENNSKYFYELASAKFGFSWDKLDKVQAFHFKGGQGAKTGTGGHLPGAKVSKEIAEVRGLKEGETAISPATFPDFHGVDDFKSFAEKVRERTGGIPIGFKIAASHIEKDIQFALDVGVDYIILDGRGGGTGSAPTILRDNINVPTIPALARARKYLDKVGATDVTLVITGGLRIAEDFGKALMLGADAIAVSNSALQAIGCLGMRACGSNNCPVGIATQKESLRSRLIIDSSAKQLHNYFDATNNLIKVIARACGHDDISKFNFDDLSTFNHDMHRLTGINYGGVNP; encoded by the coding sequence ATGAAAAAACCAATTGCAATTGCTCAAGTAAGCACTTTAGAAAACAAGAAACCAGAACACGCATTAGTCAATGGTTTGGATTTAGTTATTGTAAAATTTGATGATGATATTTCTGTATTGTACGGTAGATGTCTGCATAGAGGCGCACTAATGTCCGATGGTCATGTAGATGGTCATAACCTTATTTGTGGTGTTCACGGTTGGGATTATAGAGTAGATACCGGAGTTTCAGAATACAATAATGCAGAGGTTTTACAAAAGTTTATTACTAAAATAGAAGGGGACAATTTATTTGTAGATGAAGAAGAGATAGATGCTTATCTAGAAGATAGTCCGCAGCCGTTTAATAGAGACGCTTATTTAGGAGCTTACGCAGATACCCATCCTGAAGAAACAGAACCGTATACAGGGTATATAAAAGAATTAGCCACAAATGGATTAAAAAACTTGGGTCACCACGGATTCTCGGCTTCCATGGGAGTGGATAGAAATACGTTGCCAAAATGGAGCGATATTCAATTTTTGCCTGCCCAATTGGCAAGCAGACCTTTGTTAGATGAAGATGAAGTGGCAACAAAGGTGGTTATTGGTCCTAAAGCCAAGAAGCCTTTACATTTAGATATTCCCCTTTTTGTGAGTGATATGAGTTTTGGCGCATTATCTAGAGAAGCTAAAATAGCTTTATCTAAAGGAGCGCAGTTAGCAGGTACAGGTATTTGCTCAGGAGAAGGCGGAATGTTACCTCATGAGCAAGAAAATAACAGCAAGTATTTTTATGAACTGGCTTCGGCAAAATTTGGATTTTCGTGGGATAAGCTAGATAAAGTACAGGCGTTCCATTTTAAAGGCGGACAAGGAGCAAAAACAGGAACTGGCGGTCATTTGCCAGGAGCTAAAGTAAGTAAGGAAATTGCTGAGGTAAGAGGTTTAAAAGAAGGCGAAACGGCAATTTCTCCGGCAACTTTCCCAGATTTTCATGGTGTAGATGACTTCAAATCTTTTGCAGAAAAAGTAAGAGAGCGTACTGGTGGTATTCCAATCGGATTCAAAATAGCAGCCAGTCATATAGAAAAAGATATTCAGTTTGCATTAGATGTAGGTGTAGATTATATCATCTTAGATGGTAGAGGTGGGGGAACAGGTTCAGCACCAACCATATTAAGAGATAATATTAATGTACCTACAATACCTGCTTTGGCAAGAGCAAGAAAATATCTAGATAAAGTAGGTGCTACAGATGTAACCTTGGTAATTACAGGAGGTTTACGTATTGCAGAAGATTTTGGTAAAGCACTTATGTTAGGTGCAGATGCTATTGCCGTATCAAACTCGGCTTTACAGGCAATTGGTTGTTTGGGTATGCGTGCTTGTGGTAGTAACAATTGTCCGGTGGGTATTGCAACTCAAAAAGAATCATTGCGAAGTAGATTGATAATTGATTCTTCAGCAAAACAATTACATAACTATTTTGATGCCACAAACAACCTTATCAAGGTTATTGCGAGAGCCTGTGGTCATGATGATATCTCAAAATTCAATTTTGATGACTTATCTACTTTCAATCATGATATGCATCGTTTAACAGGAATTAATTATGGCGGTGTTAACCCCTAA
- a CDS encoding phage holin family protein has product MAFEELKNDLMGLKTEMGSYLEHSDEYYRLKIFKVLSKNATGILKLFLIGISSLFALLFLSFAGCLWLSELMNSYFIGFIIVAGFYILIAVMLYIFREQLNKPVLKKLSKYYFD; this is encoded by the coding sequence ATGGCTTTTGAAGAATTAAAAAATGACCTCATGGGGCTTAAAACCGAAATGGGGTCATATTTAGAACATAGTGACGAATACTATAGACTTAAAATATTTAAAGTTTTATCAAAAAATGCTACCGGCATATTAAAGCTTTTTTTAATAGGTATCAGTAGTCTATTTGCATTATTGTTTCTGTCATTCGCAGGCTGTTTATGGTTGTCTGAACTAATGAATAGTTACTTCATTGGTTTTATTATCGTAGCTGGGTTTTATATTCTTATAGCAGTTATGCTCTATATATTTAGAGAGCAACTAAACAAACCTGTACTTAAAAAATTATCTAAATATTATTTTGACTGA
- a CDS encoding ribonucleoside-diphosphate reductase subunit alpha, with translation MNDSKINLETSIQEEVKLNSSDELVQARKEALDSLKKDKEEGFKWLNEDSRNFLGSGYLTPGVSAETRIREIADRAEKILGMPGFSDKFYGYMSEGFYSLASPVWSNFGKERGLPISCFGSNISDDMGNILYTQSEVGMMSKLGGGTSGYFGNIRHRGADVKNNGKASGAVHIMQLFESMVDVVSQGSVRRGRFSPYLPVEHADIKEFLEIGTEGNPIQELTHGVTVTNEWMQEMVDGDNEKRSIWAKVLQRRGEMGYPYIFFKDNANNGASDVYKEKGHKIHASNLCTEIMLPSSDEWSFVCVLSSVNVLHYDKWKDTDAVETMVFFLDAVITEFCEKLEAYRDSESREDRQTFMFMERAYNFAKDNRALGLGVLGWHSLLQSRMLPFNSQEAYNLNSEIFKTIKEKSYSASEELADKFGEPAVLKGYGRRNATLNAIAPTTSSAFILGQVSQGIEPIWSNTYVKDIAKVKTTIRNPFLVELLEEKGMNTTAVWHSIRDFDGSVQHLDFLSDLEKDVFKTYSEIDQMDIIYQAANRQNHIDQGQSVNIIVHPDMPVKEINKIHVTAWKLGLKSLYYQHSMNAAQKFKQKKDCASCEA, from the coding sequence ATGAACGATTCAAAAATTAATTTAGAGACTAGCATTCAAGAAGAAGTAAAATTGAATAGTTCAGATGAACTTGTGCAAGCTAGAAAAGAAGCCCTTGATAGCTTAAAGAAAGACAAAGAAGAAGGTTTTAAGTGGTTAAATGAAGATAGCCGTAACTTTTTAGGTTCTGGCTATTTAACTCCAGGAGTATCAGCAGAAACACGTATTCGTGAAATTGCAGATAGAGCGGAGAAAATATTGGGAATGCCTGGTTTTTCAGACAAGTTCTACGGTTACATGAGTGAAGGTTTTTACTCATTAGCATCGCCAGTTTGGTCTAATTTCGGAAAAGAAAGAGGATTGCCAATTAGTTGTTTTGGGTCTAACATATCTGATGACATGGGTAACATTTTGTATACGCAGTCAGAAGTAGGTATGATGTCTAAATTAGGTGGTGGTACATCTGGTTACTTTGGTAATATTAGACATAGAGGTGCAGACGTAAAGAATAATGGTAAAGCTTCAGGAGCGGTACATATTATGCAACTTTTCGAATCTATGGTAGATGTAGTAAGCCAAGGTTCTGTTCGTCGTGGTCGTTTTTCACCATACTTACCTGTAGAGCATGCAGATATTAAAGAATTCTTAGAAATAGGTACCGAAGGTAACCCAATTCAAGAGCTTACTCATGGTGTTACTGTTACCAATGAGTGGATGCAAGAAATGGTAGATGGTGATAATGAAAAGCGTTCTATCTGGGCTAAAGTATTACAGAGAAGAGGTGAAATGGGGTACCCATATATCTTCTTTAAAGATAATGCGAACAACGGTGCTTCGGATGTATACAAGGAAAAAGGACATAAAATTCATGCAAGTAACCTTTGTACTGAGATTATGTTACCATCAAGCGACGAGTGGTCGTTTGTATGTGTATTGTCTTCTGTAAACGTTCTTCATTATGATAAATGGAAAGATACCGATGCTGTTGAAACAATGGTATTCTTTTTAGATGCTGTTATTACCGAGTTTTGTGAAAAATTAGAAGCATACCGTGATTCTGAAAGTCGTGAAGATCGTCAAACGTTCATGTTTATGGAGCGTGCATACAACTTTGCAAAAGATAACCGTGCTTTAGGTTTAGGTGTTTTAGGATGGCATTCATTATTACAATCTAGAATGTTGCCTTTTAACAGTCAAGAAGCATATAACTTGAATAGTGAAATATTCAAAACGATAAAAGAAAAGTCATACAGTGCTTCAGAAGAACTAGCCGATAAATTTGGTGAGCCTGCAGTATTGAAAGGTTATGGTAGAAGAAATGCAACGTTGAATGCAATTGCACCAACAACATCTTCTGCGTTTATCTTAGGTCAAGTATCTCAAGGTATTGAGCCAATATGGTCTAATACTTATGTAAAGGATATTGCCAAGGTGAAGACTACAATTAGAAATCCTTTCTTGGTTGAACTATTAGAGGAAAAGGGAATGAACACAACGGCAGTATGGCATAGCATTCGTGATTTTGACGGTTCTGTACAGCATTTAGATTTCCTTTCAGACTTAGAGAAAGACGTATTTAAAACATATTCTGAAATTGACCAGATGGATATCATCTATCAGGCAGCGAACAGACAAAATCATATTGATCAAGGTCAGTCGGTAAATATTATTGTTCACCCAGATATGCCAGTTAAAGAAATCAATAAGATTCACGTAACTGCATGGAAATTAGGTTTGAAGTCATTATACTACCAACATAGTATGAACGCAGCACAAAAATTCAAGCAAAAGAAAGATTGCGCTAGTTGTGAGGCTTAA
- a CDS encoding ribonucleotide-diphosphate reductase subunit beta — protein sequence MKITEVIKRDFSTKPFHLHKITNAILKAMTAVEHGGPSEAEIISNNVHLALLERKKADDNYIPTVEEVQDFVENKLMEGGYFDVAKGYILYRNEQAQRRKSNVFEKRVNLKPYEYPALYDYVSAIRHSYWIHTEFNFTSDIQDFKTGLNDIERNAIKNTMLAISQIEVAVKSFWGDIYHKMPKPEIGSVGATFAESEVRHHDAYSHLLEILGLNEEFKNLKKKPVIMKRVHYLETALKNSKSEDNQEYAESVLLFSLFIEHVSLFSQFLIIMAFNKHKNMFKGISNVVEATSKEEQIHGDFGIDIINIIKDENPTWFNKEFHGTVQEMCKEAFLSESDIIDWIFEAGEIDFLPKKLVKEFIKKRFNDSIESIGIEKIFDVDEELLSETEWFDDEIIGTKHGDFFVKRSINYSKRTQSITSDDLF from the coding sequence ATGAAAATCACAGAAGTCATAAAAAGGGATTTTTCAACAAAACCTTTTCATTTACATAAAATAACAAATGCCATTTTGAAGGCTATGACAGCTGTTGAACATGGTGGACCCAGTGAAGCCGAAATAATCTCTAATAATGTTCATTTAGCACTTTTAGAAAGAAAGAAAGCTGATGATAATTATATTCCTACAGTAGAGGAGGTACAAGATTTCGTTGAAAATAAATTAATGGAAGGTGGTTACTTTGATGTAGCTAAGGGGTACATTCTTTATAGAAATGAACAAGCACAAAGAAGAAAGTCTAATGTCTTCGAAAAACGTGTAAATCTTAAGCCATATGAATACCCTGCATTGTATGATTATGTATCAGCAATAAGACATTCATATTGGATTCATACAGAATTCAACTTTACAAGTGATATTCAAGATTTTAAAACAGGGTTAAATGATATTGAGAGAAATGCGATAAAGAACACCATGTTGGCAATTTCTCAGATAGAGGTTGCAGTTAAAAGTTTTTGGGGAGATATCTACCATAAGATGCCTAAACCAGAAATTGGTTCTGTAGGGGCAACTTTTGCAGAGAGTGAAGTAAGACATCATGATGCATATTCGCATTTGTTAGAGATATTAGGTTTAAACGAAGAGTTTAAGAACTTGAAGAAGAAACCTGTGATAATGAAAAGAGTTCATTATTTAGAGACGGCTCTTAAAAATTCTAAGAGTGAGGATAACCAAGAATATGCAGAGTCGGTTTTATTGTTCTCTCTATTTATAGAGCATGTGTCTTTGTTTTCTCAGTTCTTGATTATCATGGCTTTTAACAAGCATAAGAACATGTTTAAAGGTATTTCTAATGTTGTGGAGGCTACTTCAAAAGAAGAGCAGATTCATGGTGATTTTGGTATCGATATCATAAACATTATTAAAGATGAAAACCCTACATGGTTCAATAAAGAATTTCATGGTACTGTACAAGAAATGTGTAAAGAGGCATTCTTATCGGAAAGTGATATTATAGATTGGATTTTTGAAGCTGGTGAAATTGATTTCTTACCTAAGAAACTAGTAAAAGAATTCATTAAAAAGAGATTTAACGATTCTATAGAAAGTATTGGAATCGAAAAGATATTTGACGTAGACGAAGAATTACTATCAGAAACAGAATGGTTCGATGATGAAATAATCGGTACCAAACACGGCGATTTCTTCGTAAAACGCTCTATCAACTATAGCAAAAGAACACAAAGTATAACCAGTGACGACTTATTTTAA
- a CDS encoding nucleoside deaminase: MTKDHEFFMRRAIEMAAKGMNSNAGGPFGAVVVKDGEIIAEGHNKVTSTNDPTAHAEMVVIRDACKKLSTFQLTDCIIYTSCEPCPMCFGAIYWARPKAVYYGCDKADAKAIDFDDQFIYDELEVDMKDRQIHFKQMLQEEAVEVFNNWASKNDKTRY; the protein is encoded by the coding sequence ATGACGAAAGATCACGAGTTTTTTATGAGAAGAGCCATTGAAATGGCAGCAAAAGGAATGAACTCTAATGCAGGTGGCCCTTTTGGTGCTGTAGTTGTAAAAGACGGAGAAATTATTGCTGAAGGTCATAATAAAGTAACCTCAACAAATGACCCTACTGCACACGCAGAAATGGTTGTTATACGAGATGCCTGTAAAAAATTAAGTACTTTTCAACTTACAGATTGCATTATTTACACCTCTTGCGAGCCTTGCCCCATGTGTTTTGGTGCCATTTATTGGGCTAGACCAAAAGCAGTTTATTATGGTTGTGATAAAGCAGATGCAAAAGCGATTGATTTTGACGACCAATTTATTTACGATGAATTGGAAGTTGATATGAAAGACAGACAAATTCACTTTAAACAAATGTTACAGGAAGAAGCTGTTGAAGTTTTTAACAACTGGGCTTCTAAAAACGACAAAACAAGATATTAG
- a CDS encoding NAD(P)H-hydrate epimerase, whose amino-acid sequence MQVTSLSLEAFKEMDYWAVEKYNLSIELMMENAGLQLARLIAKKANESSVITIGVGNGNNGGGGLVAARRLAAWGFNVNLDLVVPITKDLPKAQLERALLFGAKEGIPETTDIWVDAYLGFSQRLPLSDAFVKSIALANASSAFRISLDIPVGISKDGELLGFKANQVMTLAAPKTILEKLPNEVEVFMADLGIPKSVYEHFNIKMPNFKEHQLIAL is encoded by the coding sequence ATGCAGGTAACCAGTCTTTCCTTAGAAGCTTTTAAAGAGATGGATTATTGGGCGGTTGAAAAATATAACTTGTCCATTGAATTGATGATGGAAAATGCAGGGCTTCAATTGGCTAGATTAATCGCCAAAAAAGCAAATGAAAGTTCGGTAATAACCATTGGAGTTGGAAATGGAAACAATGGCGGCGGCGGTTTAGTAGCTGCTCGCAGACTTGCTGCTTGGGGGTTTAATGTGAATTTAGATTTGGTAGTTCCTATAACTAAAGACCTGCCAAAAGCACAATTAGAAAGAGCATTGTTATTTGGGGCAAAAGAAGGCATCCCGGAAACCACTGATATTTGGGTAGATGCCTACTTAGGTTTCTCTCAAAGATTACCGTTATCAGATGCATTTGTCAAGAGTATTGCATTAGCCAACGCATCATCGGCATTTAGAATATCCTTGGACATTCCCGTTGGTATTTCTAAAGATGGAGAATTGTTAGGGTTTAAAGCAAACCAAGTAATGACCTTGGCGGCTCCTAAAACTATTTTGGAAAAATTACCAAACGAGGTAGAAGTGTTTATGGCTGATTTAGGAATTCCGAAATCTGTTTATGAGCATTTTAATATAAAAATGCCAAATTTTAAAGAACACCAATTGATAGCTTTATAA
- a CDS encoding YtxH domain-containing protein, whose protein sequence is MQNDNGNTLLAILTGAAIGAGIGILYAPDKGIETRHRIKRKVEDTSHEIAERVSHAKDELTKTANEQKDAFDRKLDEAISTMSYKADDIIDKLEQKLEELKAQNAQLHK, encoded by the coding sequence ATGCAAAACGATAATGGAAATACTTTACTAGCAATATTAACTGGAGCTGCTATTGGTGCTGGAATAGGAATTTTATACGCACCTGATAAAGGAATTGAAACACGTCATAGAATCAAAAGAAAAGTTGAAGATACCAGTCATGAAATCGCTGAAAGAGTTTCTCACGCAAAAGATGAGCTAACAAAAACTGCTAATGAACAGAAAGATGCTTTTGATAGAAAATTAGACGAGGCAATTTCAACGATGAGTTACAAGGCAGATGATATCATTGATAAGTTAGAACAAAAATTAGAAGAATTAAAAGCACAAAACGCTCAACTACATAAATAG
- a CDS encoding Crp/Fnr family transcriptional regulator: protein MKAITKYWFLEGFSLFKKLGMPSMMKLCDLLEMDHVDKGSVIEIGARDRKCIFFLKNGSVKIMDSDCDIVKYVVKKGNIFGELSIYDKDSSSKEVAIALEDVVICYIESDMMEDLMEEHKSLKNGLLKIYGLRIRKLETRLQDLLYKDSKTRISEFIKAYIEEFGESNKERVIAKNLLSHKDIANLTNTSRQTVNNILSTMRKDNVIDYDSKFISYSQTTLSTNTK, encoded by the coding sequence TTGAAAGCAATAACTAAATATTGGTTCTTAGAAGGATTTAGCCTTTTTAAAAAGTTAGGGATGCCTTCTATGATGAAACTATGTGATCTTCTAGAAATGGATCATGTAGATAAAGGCAGTGTCATTGAAATAGGAGCACGAGATAGAAAATGCATTTTCTTTTTGAAAAATGGATCTGTTAAGATTATGGACTCTGATTGTGACATTGTAAAGTATGTCGTTAAGAAGGGAAATATTTTTGGAGAATTATCCATTTATGATAAAGATAGCTCATCTAAAGAAGTAGCCATAGCTCTAGAGGACGTAGTTATTTGTTATATCGAATCTGATATGATGGAAGATTTGATGGAAGAGCATAAATCTTTAAAAAATGGCTTGTTAAAAATATATGGTCTTCGCATTAGAAAATTAGAGACAAGACTTCAAGACCTGTTATACAAAGACAGTAAGACAAGAATCTCTGAATTTATTAAAGCCTACATAGAAGAGTTCGGTGAAAGTAATAAGGAAAGGGTAATAGCAAAGAATCTTCTTTCTCACAAAGATATTGCCAACTTAACAAACACTTCTAGACAGACGGTCAATAACATATTAAGTACAATGCGTAAAGACAACGTCATTGATTATGATTCAAAATTTATATCATATTCACAAACCACTTTAAGTACAAACACTAAGTAA
- a CDS encoding Pycsar system effector family protein, which translates to MINDKEEAKEIDKQLRKELGIDKEKLKELKKKLSKVEPRSERGAETLFRLVSKNQYTLNTMIDRKSNILISINALILSIILGTVLSQLDKDPHLIYPAIIMLGTNLISIAYAVFATRPELTHGDKGTNNLLFYGNFNTMNEEEYTEGLTSLMYKGDELYKTIARDTFHLGKTIDRKFKLLRTSFHVFLVGIILAVIGFIGCHIMFAM; encoded by the coding sequence ATGATAAACGATAAAGAAGAAGCCAAAGAAATCGATAAGCAATTAAGAAAAGAATTGGGTATTGATAAAGAGAAGCTAAAAGAATTAAAGAAGAAACTCTCAAAAGTTGAACCTCGTTCAGAACGTGGTGCGGAAACTTTGTTTCGTTTGGTATCTAAAAATCAGTATACCTTGAATACGATGATTGATAGAAAATCGAACATTCTTATTTCCATAAACGCGCTTATTCTTTCTATAATTTTAGGTACCGTATTAAGTCAATTAGATAAAGACCCACATCTTATATATCCGGCAATTATAATGTTAGGAACCAATCTCATTTCTATAGCATATGCCGTATTTGCGACTAGACCAGAACTTACTCATGGTGATAAGGGGACTAATAACCTTTTGTTCTACGGTAATTTTAATACCATGAATGAAGAAGAGTATACCGAAGGGCTAACGAGTTTAATGTATAAGGGAGACGAACTTTACAAAACCATTGCAAGAGATACGTTTCATTTAGGTAAGACTATAGATAGAAAGTTTAAACTACTTAGAACTTCTTTTCATGTATTCTTAGTAGGTATTATTTTGGCGGTGATAGGGTTTATAGGGTGCCATATCATGTTTGCTATGTAG
- a CDS encoding DUF4132 domain-containing protein — protein sequence MKDIIKKLFGVNNDIESKLEISPEVISFRKEFFEEALEYRDGYSVKLTDIPKYKELKKMPSSFRKEFIFDLIYLKNGQTKTDWGDDGYFLKDTAKNVLSLLIRASDIHFNDEDILEIINGFMHGSEGHLYSFNWPIVPLLGKIEKEVQKTGVSPELRSTLNKVEKAITKGNYLSADDIRLGTRVSNIGKNSSEFEVDRNDPLGNSIYETITSLKESDQEVFKELLEHFSKGGGKSMPANSWLKTSGELIAKIGVDKIKPSFIKWIEDTLDLFRQIHKNQEYEFDFIADKNIQILRSAVWSSAVINEDELNQIIEVLGLLSYKKLRNVGALSAKLGNGCIYSFSKLPYQDGISRLTKFRMKIKYPSVQSIITKAIERVAKAEGKTMYEIEELAVQDFGLNSDFQLIQKFGEYTAIGTIENSSSFSLLWENESSKKIKSIPKFVKDNFSEELKGYKKKVKDIQSNLTAQKSRIEKIFLAKREWDFEQWKKLYLDNNLLRFFGTKLIWNFKIDDKTTSVIYENNEFIDVDEVILKNYKNAKITLWHPVNSSVNEVQSWRRWLEKNEIKQPFKQAHRELYIVTDAEKNTNTYSNRFAAHVLRQHIFIALCRERGWAYTLQGQWDSHNTPVLKIAAWKYRVEFWVEGIQDSANDSGIFNYLQTDQVRFYDEESQVEMDKVPAIVFSEAMRDIDLFVGVTSIGADPNWRDGGEERYHGYWSDFSFGNLAVSGQERKELLENIIPKLKIADQCSFEGNFLVVKGTIRIYKIHLGSGNILMKPNDQYLCIVADRSKRTNEVFLPFEGDSTLSVILSKALMLADDTKIKDKTIISQIKS from the coding sequence ATGAAAGATATTATTAAGAAGTTATTTGGGGTGAATAACGACATTGAAAGTAAGTTAGAAATAAGTCCAGAGGTAATCAGTTTTCGTAAAGAATTTTTTGAAGAAGCCTTAGAATATAGAGATGGATATTCGGTTAAATTAACTGATATACCCAAGTATAAAGAACTCAAAAAGATGCCGTCGTCTTTTAGAAAAGAATTTATTTTTGATTTAATCTATCTCAAAAACGGTCAAACCAAAACAGATTGGGGAGATGATGGATACTTCTTAAAAGACACCGCTAAAAATGTATTGAGTTTATTAATTAGGGCTTCAGATATACATTTTAATGATGAGGACATATTAGAAATTATAAACGGGTTTATGCATGGTAGCGAAGGACATTTATATAGCTTCAACTGGCCTATAGTACCTTTGTTGGGTAAAATAGAGAAAGAAGTACAGAAAACGGGAGTATCCCCAGAATTAAGGTCTACCTTAAATAAGGTGGAAAAGGCGATTACCAAAGGAAATTATTTATCTGCAGATGACATAAGACTGGGTACCAGAGTTTCAAATATTGGTAAAAATTCCTCGGAATTTGAGGTGGATCGTAACGATCCTTTGGGTAATAGTATTTATGAAACTATTACCTCTTTAAAAGAAAGTGATCAAGAAGTTTTTAAAGAATTATTAGAACACTTTTCTAAAGGAGGGGGTAAAAGTATGCCTGCCAACTCCTGGTTGAAAACATCTGGTGAGTTAATTGCTAAAATAGGTGTAGACAAGATAAAACCAAGTTTTATTAAATGGATAGAAGACACCTTAGATCTTTTTAGGCAGATACATAAAAACCAAGAATATGAGTTCGATTTTATTGCAGATAAAAATATACAAATATTAAGGTCTGCTGTTTGGTCTAGTGCTGTGATAAATGAAGATGAGCTAAACCAAATAATAGAGGTTTTAGGGTTGTTGAGTTATAAGAAATTAAGGAATGTAGGCGCGCTAAGCGCTAAATTAGGTAATGGTTGCATTTATTCTTTTTCTAAGCTTCCATATCAAGATGGTATTTCTAGACTTACTAAGTTTAGAATGAAAATTAAATATCCTTCAGTACAATCAATAATTACCAAGGCAATTGAGCGTGTAGCAAAAGCGGAAGGTAAGACTATGTATGAAATTGAAGAATTGGCTGTTCAGGATTTTGGTTTGAATTCTGACTTTCAGCTAATTCAAAAATTTGGAGAATACACAGCTATTGGTACAATTGAAAACAGTTCTAGTTTTAGTTTACTTTGGGAAAATGAAAGTAGTAAAAAGATAAAGTCTATCCCAAAATTTGTAAAGGATAATTTTTCTGAAGAATTAAAAGGGTATAAGAAAAAGGTAAAAGATATACAGTCAAATCTTACTGCTCAAAAGAGTAGAATTGAAAAGATATTTTTAGCTAAACGCGAATGGGACTTCGAGCAATGGAAAAAGTTGTATTTAGATAATAATCTATTACGTTTTTTTGGAACTAAACTGATTTGGAACTTCAAGATAGATGATAAAACTACGAGTGTTATTTATGAAAATAATGAGTTTATAGATGTTGATGAAGTAATCTTAAAAAATTATAAAAATGCCAAAATTACCTTATGGCATCCTGTTAATTCTTCTGTTAACGAAGTTCAATCTTGGCGAAGATGGTTAGAGAAAAATGAAATAAAACAACCGTTTAAACAGGCACATAGAGAGTTATATATTGTTACAGATGCGGAAAAAAACACGAATACATATTCCAATAGATTTGCGGCACATGTTTTAAGGCAACATATATTTATTGCGCTGTGTAGGGAGCGTGGTTGGGCATATACACTTCAAGGACAATGGGATTCTCATAATACCCCTGTATTAAAAATAGCTGCTTGGAAATATCGTGTAGAGTTTTGGGTAGAAGGTATACAAGATTCTGCCAATGATTCTGGTATTTTCAATTACTTACAGACAGATCAGGTTCGTTTTTATGATGAAGAGAGTCAGGTAGAAATGGATAAAGTTCCTGCTATTGTTTTTTCTGAGGCTATGAGAGATATAGACCTTTTTGTAGGGGTAACCAGTATTGGGGCAGATCCTAATTGGAGAGATGGAGGAGAAGAAAGGTATCATGGCTACTGGTCAGATTTTTCATTCGGTAATCTTGCAGTAAGTGGTCAAGAAAGAAAAGAACTTCTAGAAAATATTATTCCAAAATTAAAGATTGCTGACCAGTGCTCTTTTGAAGGTAATTTTCTTGTGGTTAAGGGAACCATTAGAATTTACAAAATACATTTAGGGAGTGGTAATATTTTAATGAAACCTAATGATCAATACTTGTGTATTGTGGCAGATAGGTCTAAACGTACAAACGAAGTTTTTCTTCCTTTTGAAGGCGATTCCACATTATCCGTAATTTTAAGTAAGGCATTAATGCTTGCAGATGACACTAAGATTAAAGACAAAACTATTATTAGCCAAATTAAAAGCTAG
- a CDS encoding DUF6327 family protein — translation MSKQYHSFEEIDERLKVLNLQRLIAQESIKLQFNSAKTDLVPQQLRQGLGATFSQKGTIKSLVITFLSGKLLDFIKSKRKSRNRDRS, via the coding sequence ATGAGCAAGCAATACCATTCTTTTGAAGAAATAGATGAGCGCTTGAAAGTTCTTAATCTTCAACGTCTCATCGCCCAAGAAAGCATTAAACTGCAGTTTAATAGCGCTAAAACAGATTTAGTACCGCAACAACTAAGACAAGGATTAGGAGCTACCTTTAGTCAAAAAGGGACTATTAAAAGCTTAGTAATAACTTTCCTTTCTGGTAAACTACTTGATTTTATAAAAAGTAAACGTAAATCTAGAAATAGAGACCGCTCATAA